The proteins below are encoded in one region of Desulfovibrio sp. Huiquan2017:
- a CDS encoding cytochrome b/b6 domain-containing protein, with amino-acid sequence MFIKQAIACLVILIALLTAAGAMAADDTASHEEQFYSQADRMRHQALKQNETCFTCHGKREINSQWKTDRGRTLQLYVDPVDYRNSVHSGQSCQSCHEGAGPEAFASAPHKFKDKQPVDCMTCHKDYFKDIAEQTKRSYHTKAIVEKGKPFPCSSCHNAHSFRLPERTEDIPGSIAQANERCFQCHNDLRGYEALTDKKLLDQNMAHWFLPHKEKHFAAVRCVDCHAANKGTDVHVIMQVKDMQANGAMVDCEYCHSKSSAMLTKLNKYRNEQKAFSMVNKGLFDDKKLVEENAQLIVASTDQADSVLGFMNASLLDSKYVTGITQTPVLNARFMQLLAVILLVIVVHSVLRMSGTKAIAHGGTVVTMFPLLVRVWHWINAALFLVLIVSGFSMHFGAGMSFKAAQSTHATLAIGLAGMWMLYVLYLILSGQIMQYLPRADFISATFKQLRYYMFGIYKGEENPAGHDPRKRLNPLQQASYVGVLFILFPALVVSGVYLFIPDLIPAKIMGMEGERFVSLAHTASAFLMVVFLVVHLYLCTTGESVFALVRSMITGKMKNDKEK; translated from the coding sequence ATGTTTATCAAACAGGCCATTGCATGCCTGGTCATACTGATCGCCTTGCTGACGGCGGCAGGGGCCATGGCGGCAGACGACACGGCCAGCCATGAGGAGCAATTTTACTCCCAGGCCGACCGCATGCGTCACCAGGCTCTCAAACAAAACGAGACGTGTTTCACCTGCCACGGCAAACGTGAAATCAACTCTCAATGGAAAACGGACAGAGGTCGCACTCTGCAACTCTACGTCGACCCGGTCGACTATCGCAACTCGGTCCACAGTGGTCAGAGCTGCCAGAGCTGCCACGAAGGCGCAGGCCCTGAGGCCTTTGCCAGCGCACCCCACAAGTTCAAAGACAAGCAGCCCGTGGACTGCATGACCTGTCACAAAGACTACTTCAAGGACATCGCCGAGCAGACCAAGCGCAGCTACCATACCAAAGCCATTGTTGAAAAAGGCAAGCCGTTCCCGTGTTCGTCCTGCCACAATGCCCACTCGTTCCGCCTTCCGGAGCGAACCGAGGACATTCCCGGCTCCATAGCACAAGCCAATGAACGCTGCTTCCAGTGCCACAACGACCTGCGCGGCTATGAGGCCCTGACCGACAAGAAGCTGCTTGATCAGAACATGGCCCACTGGTTCCTGCCGCATAAGGAAAAGCACTTTGCCGCTGTGCGCTGTGTGGACTGCCATGCCGCAAACAAGGGAACCGACGTCCATGTTATCATGCAGGTCAAGGACATGCAGGCCAATGGCGCAATGGTCGATTGCGAGTACTGCCACTCCAAGTCGTCCGCCATGCTCACCAAGCTGAATAAATACCGCAATGAGCAAAAGGCATTCTCCATGGTCAACAAGGGGCTGTTCGATGACAAAAAACTCGTCGAGGAGAACGCCCAGCTGATCGTTGCCAGCACTGACCAAGCCGACTCCGTGCTCGGGTTCATGAACGCGAGCCTGCTCGACAGCAAGTACGTCACCGGCATCACTCAGACTCCGGTGCTGAATGCCCGGTTCATGCAGTTGCTGGCCGTAATCCTGCTGGTCATCGTCGTCCATTCCGTATTGCGGATGTCCGGCACCAAGGCCATTGCCCATGGCGGCACCGTGGTGACCATGTTCCCGTTGCTCGTCAGAGTCTGGCACTGGATCAACGCGGCCTTGTTCCTCGTCCTGATCGTCTCCGGATTCTCCATGCACTTCGGTGCGGGCATGAGTTTCAAGGCGGCACAGTCCACCCACGCCACGCTCGCCATCGGGCTGGCTGGCATGTGGATGCTGTACGTGCTCTACCTCATCCTGTCCGGCCAGATCATGCAGTACCTGCCGCGTGCCGATTTCATCTCGGCCACCTTCAAACAGCTGCGCTACTACATGTTCGGCATCTACAAAGGCGAGGAAAACCCGGCAGGCCATGATCCCAGGAAGCGTTTGAATCCGCTGCAGCAGGCTTCGTATGTCGGCGTCCTGTTCATCCTGTTCCCGGCCCTGGTGGTATCAGGTGTCTACCTGTTTATCCCGGACCTGATCCCGGCTAAGATCATGGGCATGGAAGGCGAACGCTTTGTCTCGCTGGCCCACACGGCTTCGGCCTTCCTGATGGTCGTCTTCCTTGTGGTCCACCTGTACCTCTGCACCACGGGCGAAAGCGTCTTTGCGCTGGTCCGCAGCATGATCACGGGCAAGATGAAAAACGACAAAGAAAAATAA
- a CDS encoding cytochrome c3 family protein, whose amino-acid sequence MKTKASVASGAILTLFVIGIFLAPSVLRAQQEVEEKPSVAETTLEQHKVRQITIDIIDNKVFGKVPVKSFHKKIHQNGTNCELCHAVKEPTAPPDTRNCANCHGTPEDAAKRTVKLDPNPHNSPHWGTELPCDACHKEHGKSEFYCKNCHHFDYQVP is encoded by the coding sequence ATGAAAACGAAGGCTTCCGTCGCCTCCGGGGCGATTCTTACGCTGTTTGTCATTGGAATCTTCCTTGCACCGAGCGTTCTCCGCGCGCAGCAAGAAGTTGAAGAAAAACCGTCTGTTGCCGAAACAACTCTGGAACAACACAAGGTCCGCCAAATCACCATTGACATAATCGACAACAAGGTGTTCGGCAAAGTGCCGGTGAAAAGCTTCCACAAGAAGATTCACCAGAACGGCACCAACTGTGAACTGTGCCACGCAGTCAAAGAGCCGACCGCTCCTCCCGACACCCGCAACTGCGCCAACTGCCACGGCACTCCCGAAGACGCTGCCAAGCGCACCGTCAAACTCGACCCCAACCCCCACAACTCTCCCCACTGGGGGACGGAACTCCCCTGTGACGCCTGCCACAAGGAACATGGCAAATCCGAATTCTACTGCAAAAACTGCCACCACTTCGATTACCAGGTTCCCTAA
- a CDS encoding flavocytochrome c yields the protein MSNSRDEKLKAAAMSRRKLLLNGGAMAAGAVLFGAGGSLASEKAPAVRSELPTTKWDAEFDVLVIGSGFAALSAAIEARRKGLDVMVVEKMRVLGGNSCINGGLFAVAGSELQKKEGVTDSIDFMVNDMLKAGRGINHVEITKAIAEGSIDAYNFVIQCGAVFKPKLSWLGGHSVARTYLTHNASGSGIVRPLVKTARAEGVVLRTGCKMLEFIVNDDHRIVGIRARDGYRFPDEESGQICNFHARRGVVLATGGFSQDAKFRASQDPRLAGKIDSTNQLGATGEAMRAAFRAGAIPVQISLIQLGPWASPDEQGFGVASMFNIQSGFRYGVMVDRSTGKRFVNELADRKTRADAMLKKVDGNGNPDYPIILVDSKGAEACPTLDRCLKYKVVNSFETVEALANFYKVPAESLQKTITDYNKYVADKNDPEFGKPLSTATPIIKAPFYGVRGWPKVHHCMGGVQIDVNAHVLHSQTFKPIDGLYAAGEVTGGPHGASRLGSCAITDCLVMGRTAGKNIADNEPV from the coding sequence ATGTCCAATTCAAGGGATGAAAAACTCAAGGCGGCAGCGATGTCCCGCCGCAAGCTGCTTTTAAACGGCGGTGCCATGGCGGCGGGGGCTGTCCTCTTTGGCGCGGGCGGTAGCCTTGCCAGTGAAAAAGCGCCCGCAGTCCGCTCGGAACTGCCCACCACCAAATGGGATGCCGAATTCGACGTCCTGGTCATCGGCAGCGGCTTTGCCGCCCTGTCCGCAGCCATTGAAGCCCGCCGCAAGGGCCTCGACGTCATGGTTGTTGAAAAGATGCGCGTTCTGGGCGGCAACTCCTGCATCAACGGCGGCCTCTTTGCCGTCGCAGGCAGTGAGCTCCAGAAAAAGGAAGGCGTCACGGACAGCATCGACTTCATGGTGAACGATATGCTGAAAGCCGGGCGCGGCATCAACCATGTCGAGATCACCAAAGCCATCGCCGAAGGCTCCATCGACGCATATAATTTCGTTATCCAGTGCGGTGCGGTCTTCAAGCCCAAGCTCTCCTGGCTCGGCGGCCACTCCGTAGCCCGCACCTACCTCACCCATAACGCATCCGGTTCCGGCATTGTCCGCCCGCTCGTGAAAACTGCGCGCGCCGAAGGCGTTGTCCTGCGCACCGGTTGCAAAATGCTCGAATTCATCGTCAACGACGATCACCGCATTGTGGGCATCCGCGCCCGCGACGGCTACCGCTTCCCGGATGAGGAAAGCGGACAGATCTGTAACTTCCACGCACGCCGAGGCGTAGTTCTCGCCACCGGCGGCTTCAGCCAGGATGCCAAATTCCGCGCATCTCAGGACCCCCGTCTCGCAGGCAAGATCGACTCCACCAACCAACTGGGTGCAACCGGTGAAGCTATGCGCGCCGCATTCCGCGCGGGCGCCATCCCGGTCCAAATATCCCTGATCCAGCTCGGCCCGTGGGCATCCCCGGACGAGCAGGGCTTCGGCGTTGCTTCCATGTTCAACATTCAGTCCGGTTTCCGCTACGGCGTCATGGTCGACCGCTCTACCGGCAAGCGTTTCGTCAACGAACTGGCTGACCGTAAAACCCGCGCCGATGCCATGCTGAAAAAGGTCGATGGAAACGGCAACCCGGACTATCCGATCATCCTCGTCGACAGCAAGGGCGCAGAGGCCTGCCCCACGCTGGACCGCTGCCTCAAGTACAAGGTCGTCAACAGTTTCGAGACGGTTGAGGCGCTGGCAAACTTCTACAAAGTCCCGGCCGAAAGCCTCCAAAAGACCATCACCGACTACAACAAGTACGTCGCAGACAAGAACGATCCCGAATTCGGTAAACCGCTCAGCACGGCCACGCCCATTATCAAAGCGCCCTTCTACGGCGTGCGCGGATGGCCCAAGGTTCATCACTGCATGGGCGGCGTTCAGATCGATGTCAACGCCCATGTCCTCCACTCCCAGACATTCAAGCCCATCGACGGGTTGTATGCTGCGGGTGAAGTTACCGGCGGTCCCCATGGAGCAAGCCGCCTCGGCAGCTGCGCCATCACCGACTGCCTTGTCATGGGTCGCACTGCCGGCAAGAACATCGCCGACAACGAACCGGTCTAA
- a CDS encoding sigma-54-dependent Fis family transcriptional regulator, whose protein sequence is MSEPIDIHGISLASLFLRLDTIQGKDLHRIVSTALETLLELTQASQVSLMIELEQETFPVLAIFNSSDPKPDFFLSEFSFEDLPTSAEIDFICEHTDANCHLKCGIIGAQTPEAEPLVQLFMQRLAGAVAYYGIQQEMQRNTNEMHRLRLNMEYSFNSIPDAIATLDDDMRILSANEAFLALYGGILMDYKGKTLKECFGEASRPYENVIKQTLEIGRITSLFQITTRNPDGRECRLELNAAPLRTGDYSFGGTVLIIKDMTRLAVLEQQLQDRKLLNNMMGKSEALQHIASLVQSLSDLETTVLITGESGTGKELVADALHYNGNRADKRIVKVNCAALSESLLESELFGHIKGAFTGATQASEGRVAAAEGGTLFLDEVGDLPLSIQLKLLRFLEYKKYERVGSSRSRTADVRVITATNADLLQKIQDGSFRKDLYYRLNVFQIELPPLRERKEDIPLLVEHFVTMFNNELARSIKSISPELMDILVRYDWPGNVRELRHCIEYATILCREAMLTPVHLPRTFKDNFSSLCQQLSETPQKTQSSPAHPATPSKSHTFDADVVRGVLEQASGKKAKAARILGISRPTLYRWMKRAGIS, encoded by the coding sequence ATGAGTGAACCTATTGATATTCACGGCATCAGTCTCGCAAGCCTCTTTCTGCGACTGGATACCATTCAAGGTAAGGACCTGCACAGGATAGTCAGCACCGCGCTTGAGACGCTTCTGGAATTGACGCAGGCTTCGCAGGTTTCCCTGATGATCGAACTGGAACAGGAAACCTTTCCTGTCCTTGCGATATTCAATTCATCCGATCCCAAACCGGATTTCTTTCTCTCGGAGTTTTCCTTCGAAGATTTACCCACATCGGCTGAAATCGATTTCATTTGCGAACACACCGATGCGAACTGCCACCTGAAATGCGGAATCATCGGCGCACAAACTCCCGAAGCAGAACCGTTGGTCCAGTTGTTCATGCAGCGCTTGGCCGGGGCCGTCGCATATTACGGCATCCAGCAGGAAATGCAGCGCAATACCAACGAGATGCATCGACTGCGCTTGAACATGGAGTATTCGTTCAACAGCATCCCGGATGCCATTGCCACGCTTGATGACGATATGCGCATACTGTCCGCCAACGAGGCGTTTCTGGCCCTGTATGGTGGCATTCTCATGGATTACAAAGGAAAAACTCTTAAAGAGTGCTTTGGCGAAGCGTCGCGCCCCTATGAGAATGTGATCAAGCAGACGTTGGAGATCGGGAGGATCACCTCACTTTTCCAGATTACCACCCGCAATCCGGACGGGAGGGAGTGCAGGTTGGAGTTGAATGCGGCTCCCCTGCGGACCGGTGACTACAGCTTTGGCGGCACGGTTTTGATCATCAAAGACATGACCCGCCTCGCCGTGCTGGAGCAACAGTTGCAAGATCGGAAGTTGCTCAACAACATGATGGGCAAAAGCGAGGCCTTACAACATATCGCCAGCTTGGTGCAAAGCCTCTCCGACCTTGAGACCACGGTGCTGATCACCGGCGAATCCGGGACCGGCAAGGAGTTGGTTGCCGACGCCCTGCACTACAACGGCAACCGGGCAGACAAGCGCATTGTCAAAGTCAACTGCGCCGCCCTGTCCGAATCACTTTTGGAAAGCGAACTGTTCGGTCATATAAAGGGTGCATTTACCGGTGCGACTCAGGCTTCCGAGGGGCGCGTGGCAGCAGCCGAAGGAGGCACCCTGTTTCTAGACGAAGTGGGAGATCTACCGCTTTCTATCCAGCTCAAGCTTCTCCGCTTTCTGGAATACAAGAAATACGAACGGGTCGGCAGTTCCCGCTCAAGGACAGCGGATGTCCGCGTAATCACAGCGACCAACGCGGACCTCTTGCAGAAAATTCAGGACGGTTCATTCAGAAAGGACCTGTATTACAGACTCAACGTTTTCCAGATCGAACTTCCCCCTCTCAGGGAACGCAAAGAGGACATCCCGCTCCTTGTTGAGCATTTTGTCACAATGTTCAACAACGAGCTTGCCCGCTCCATCAAGTCCATTTCCCCGGAGCTCATGGACATCCTTGTTCGCTACGATTGGCCAGGCAATGTCCGCGAACTCAGGCATTGCATAGAATACGCGACCATCCTTTGCCGGGAGGCAATGCTGACCCCCGTACATCTGCCACGAACCTTCAAGGACAACTTCTCAAGCCTTTGCCAGCAGCTTTCTGAAACACCCCAAAAAACACAATCCTCCCCAGCACATCCCGCCACTCCCTCCAAGTCACACACATTTGATGCGGACGTTGTTCGAGGGGTTTTGGAACAAGCCAGCGGGAAAAAAGCCAAAGCGGCACGCATACTCGGCATCAGCCGCCCGACTTTGTACCGCTGGATGAAACGGGCCGGGATATCTTGA
- a CDS encoding ShlB/FhaC/HecB family hemolysin secretion/activation protein has protein sequence MVCILALAMLARPGIGMGAPIDDAIRQQQQIQQQEEQRRLELERRHREELEKAPSGQELQPQKPTEKPESESCFEVRTIEFSGMTLLGLREVAPVKAKYQGRCLTITDINNLVRDVTNLYIQKGYVTTRVAVPQQDLSSGILRLQVVEGKVEKIELKEGDGHPRELKGAMPGLEGEVLNLRDIEQGLDQLNRLPSNNATMKLLPGTKPGGTKVSVENKRSKTWRISAGMDNSGQDSTGRNQYLLSLAKDNLFGINDLLNVYLNGDAEGLFSSERQRSSTWNLFYSVPYGYWTFSGSVSYYEYRTDIKGGGLTYSSAGDTTTTSLTVDRVLSRDKDSKTSLGMGLTVRDTQNYFAGYKLSATSQVLSALSVSLAHYTRFLGGMASAQAGFSQGVPILGADRDRNPSLDTPRSQFSKATLYASYYRPFTLGKTRFSWSSRASGQWAPHTLYSAERISIGSRYTVRGFHEDSLSGDIGGYVRNELALLLPSGPQSSPLRKTWVGDLAFYAGYDAGVIRRDPKEAEEQGALQGAVLGVRTSGARLVMDMAVSRPLDAPAFLQTDNLEFYTSIQFSF, from the coding sequence TTGGTCTGCATTCTGGCCCTGGCCATGCTTGCCAGGCCCGGCATCGGCATGGGGGCACCCATCGACGACGCCATCCGGCAACAACAGCAAATCCAGCAGCAGGAGGAGCAGCGGCGTCTCGAGTTGGAGCGAAGGCACCGCGAAGAGCTTGAAAAGGCCCCCTCGGGCCAGGAGTTGCAGCCACAGAAGCCCACCGAAAAGCCAGAATCGGAAAGCTGCTTCGAGGTCAGGACCATCGAGTTTTCCGGCATGACGTTGCTCGGACTTCGGGAAGTAGCGCCGGTCAAGGCCAAATATCAGGGGCGCTGCCTGACCATCACGGACATCAACAATCTGGTCCGTGACGTGACCAATCTGTATATCCAAAAGGGCTATGTCACGACCCGCGTGGCCGTCCCCCAACAGGATCTTTCCAGTGGCATTTTGCGGCTTCAAGTTGTCGAGGGGAAAGTCGAGAAAATCGAACTCAAGGAAGGGGACGGGCACCCTCGGGAGCTCAAAGGGGCCATGCCTGGGCTTGAGGGCGAAGTGCTTAACCTGCGTGACATCGAGCAGGGCCTGGACCAGCTCAACCGGCTCCCTTCCAACAATGCGACCATGAAGTTGCTGCCGGGGACCAAGCCCGGAGGCACAAAGGTTTCCGTCGAGAACAAGCGCTCCAAGACTTGGCGGATATCCGCGGGCATGGACAACTCCGGCCAGGACTCCACCGGCCGCAATCAATATCTCCTCTCTCTGGCCAAGGACAACCTGTTCGGCATCAATGACCTGTTGAACGTCTACCTGAACGGCGATGCCGAAGGACTCTTCTCCAGCGAACGGCAGCGCAGCTCGACCTGGAACCTCTTCTACTCGGTTCCTTATGGGTATTGGACCTTTTCCGGCTCAGTCAGCTATTACGAATACCGCACCGATATCAAAGGGGGCGGGCTGACCTACAGCTCTGCGGGCGACACCACCACGACTTCGCTGACCGTGGACCGGGTGCTGTCTCGCGACAAGGACAGCAAAACCTCCCTTGGAATGGGACTGACGGTACGGGATACCCAGAACTACTTTGCCGGTTACAAACTGTCGGCCACCAGCCAAGTTCTCTCCGCGCTGTCCGTCTCCCTCGCCCACTACACCCGTTTTTTGGGCGGCATGGCCTCGGCCCAGGCCGGGTTTTCCCAAGGCGTGCCCATCCTCGGCGCGGACAGAGATCGCAATCCTTCCTTGGATACGCCGCGATCTCAATTCAGCAAAGCCACGCTGTACGCAAGCTACTACCGGCCCTTCACCTTGGGCAAGACCCGCTTTTCCTGGTCCTCCCGCGCCTCCGGGCAATGGGCGCCCCACACGCTGTACAGTGCGGAACGGATCAGCATCGGCAGTCGGTATACGGTGCGCGGCTTTCACGAGGACAGTCTAAGCGGGGATATCGGGGGGTATGTTCGCAACGAATTGGCCCTGCTGCTGCCGAGTGGGCCCCAGAGCTCGCCTTTGCGGAAGACTTGGGTGGGCGATCTGGCCTTTTATGCCGGATACGACGCGGGCGTGATCAGGCGAGATCCCAAAGAGGCGGAGGAGCAGGGGGCGCTTCAGGGGGCCGTGCTCGGAGTCCGTACCAGCGGGGCCCGGCTGGTCATGGACATGGCCGTATCCCGCCCCCTCGATGCCCCCGCGTTTCTCCAGACCGACAACCTCGAATTCTACACTTCCATCCAATTTTCCTTTTAG